The Deltaproteobacteria bacterium genomic interval TTATCTGGGTCGAACCCTGATGGAGATCGCCGGGGAGAAGGCCGGGATTATCAAGCCGGGCTTAAGCGTCGTCACCGGTGAGAAGAGAAAGCGTCTCCGTGAATTTTTCAGCCGGACGACTCGCGAGCGCGGCGGCAGGCTCTTGATTTTGGGCCGGGACTTCCGGGCCCGTTCCCGACCCGGCCATGGATTTGACTACTACGGCCTGAAGCGCAGGCTGCCAGGATTGAAGCTCAAGCTCATGGGCCAGCATCAGGTCCGCAATACGGCGCTGGCTCTGGCGGCCCTGGAACTGCTTGCAGAAAAAGGATTTGTTTTCACCGAGGAAGATATACGGCTCGGCCTGGCCTCGGTGTCCTGGCCGGGGCGGGGCGAGGTCTTTCCCGGCTCTCCGGACCTGATGCTCGACGGCGCTCATAACCCCGCGGCCGCGGCAACTTTGGCCAAGCTGCTTCGCCGCCTGGACTACAAGCGGCTGCACCTCGTTCTGGGGATCATGGCTGACAAGAATATTCCGCGCATTATGGCCCCCCTGCTGCCTCACGCCCATGCCCTCTACCTGACCCGGCCCGAATACCATCGCGCCGCCAGCCCGGAAGTTCTGGCCGCAGCGGCCAAGGGGTTCACCGGACAGCTCGCCGTCCTGCCCACGATTTCGGAAGCGATTGAGGCGGCTAAATCCGCGGCTGCGCCCACGGACCTGGTTCTGGTCACCGGATCGCTCTTCACGGTGGGCGAGGCCCGGGCTTTTCTCACCGGCGAGGAAGATATTTGATGACAGCCGCGCCTGGACTTTACCTGCCCAGGCATTGATGGTATGAAGGAGGAGACGGGCCGGTGCGATACTCCCGATCACCGGCCTGGGTATCGCATATGAATCTCCGATCAATTGTCCTGGCGGCCATGATGCTGACCCTCCTTCCCCTGACCGTCCTGGCGGAGCAGGCTAAAGTCACTGTCGGCGGCGCTGAGGGTTGGACCTTATCGGCCGACCGGATAACGGGCGACAGCAAAAGAGGCATCATCGAGCTTGAAGGCCGCGTCGTTTTAAAACGGGAGGCCGAGCGCATGGAGGCCGATTACGTTCGCCTTCATGAAAAGAGCAGGATGGTCGAAGTCAGAGGGCAGGTCGTCTTTACCTCCACGGATTTCAAGCTCGTCTGCCAGAGGCTGGTTTACGACCTGGACAATCATATCGGTAAGATTTACCTGGGCACGATTTTCTTCCCTTCAAACAACTATTATATCTCCGGTGATGAGATCGAAAAGACCGGCCCGGACACCTTCACCGTAAGCAAGGGCCGCATCACCACCTGTGACGGTCCTTCCCCGGCCTGGTTCCTCACGGCCCAGAATATCAAGGTCCAGCAGGAAGGCTATGCCTCGGCCAGACACACCACCCTCTCCACGCGCCATTTCCCGGTCTTCTACACGCCGTTTCTCATCGTTCCGGTAAAGACCAAACGCCAGAGCGGTTTCATCATCCCGGAAATCAAGATCTCTGACCGGGACGGCATGGGCCTGAGCTTGCCTTACTTTTGGGCTATTTCTGACAGTAAGGACATGACCTTCACTTTGACTTCCATGGCCAAACGCGGCCTGGACTATGGCCTGGAGTTTCGCTACCGGGACTGGGGCGGCCAGGGAACCTATAAAATAGACTACCTGCTGGATCAGGACCCCCCGACCTCACCGCTGCCAGATGGCGGGTACGAGACGCACCGGAACCGTTACTGGCTGCGGGGGAAATCCGATTTCATTGCTGGCCGAGGTTTTGAAGTCAAGTTTGACCTGGATTATGTCAGCGACCCCAGGCTGCTCCCGGAATTCGAGCGGACCTCATTTGGGTACAACCGGACCAATGAGCAGTTTTTTGAGGAATTTGGTCGGGGCTTTGCCGAACCCCGGGACCCGCTGCGAAAAACCTCCCTCCTGATCTCAAAACACGTCAGTCCGATGCACCTGAACATGGCCCTCGAGATGACTAACGATCTTGATGCGCCGGACAACCGCGAGACCTTGCAGCGCCTGCCTCGGTTCGATCTGGACCTGCCTCGCACCGCAGTGGCGGGCACGCCGTTCTTTTTCAAGATGAATTCGAACTACACCTACTTCAGCCGCAAGATGGGAAGTCAGGCCTTTCGCTGGGACATCCATCCGCGGCTCCACTGGCCCTTAAGTCTTTTAGGCTGGCTGGACCTGGACCCTTCCTTCGGT includes:
- a CDS encoding bifunctional folylpolyglutamate synthase/dihydrofolate synthase, which encodes MNYKETLDFLYSLQKFGIKFGLSSTENLLARLGRPDQSLASLHLAGTNGKGSVGATVTAVLTEAGYRVGFYSSPHLISFRERFIIGRETISRADVVSLTQKVMEVMTPQEPPTFFEFVTVMAFCYFAMEKVDLAVMETGMGGRLDATNVIQPLVGVITNISVEHTDYLGRTLMEIAGEKAGIIKPGLSVVTGEKRKRLREFFSRTTRERGGRLLILGRDFRARSRPGHGFDYYGLKRRLPGLKLKLMGQHQVRNTALALAALELLAEKGFVFTEEDIRLGLASVSWPGRGEVFPGSPDLMLDGAHNPAAAATLAKLLRRLDYKRLHLVLGIMADKNIPRIMAPLLPHAHALYLTRPEYHRAASPEVLAAAAKGFTGQLAVLPTISEAIEAAKSAAAPTDLVLVTGSLFTVGEARAFLTGEEDI
- a CDS encoding LPS-assembly protein LptD is translated as MNLRSIVLAAMMLTLLPLTVLAEQAKVTVGGAEGWTLSADRITGDSKRGIIELEGRVVLKREAERMEADYVRLHEKSRMVEVRGQVVFTSTDFKLVCQRLVYDLDNHIGKIYLGTIFFPSNNYYISGDEIEKTGPDTFTVSKGRITTCDGPSPAWFLTAQNIKVQQEGYASARHTTLSTRHFPVFYTPFLIVPVKTKRQSGFIIPEIKISDRDGMGLSLPYFWAISDSKDMTFTLTSMAKRGLDYGLEFRYRDWGGQGTYKIDYLLDQDPPTSPLPDGGYETHRNRYWLRGKSDFIAGRGFEVKFDLDYVSDPRLLPEFERTSFGYNRTNEQFFEEFGRGFAEPRDPLRKTSLLISKHVSPMHLNMALEMTNDLDAPDNRETLQRLPRFDLDLPRTAVAGTPFFFKMNSNYTYFSRKMGSQAFRWDIHPRLHWPLSLLGWLDLDPSFGFRETVYFPYNLSDAEGNYRFKSREMYDLELEMSTRFSRIFDVGKGRIEKIKHRLKPELRYRLISGAKQEDLPYFDPSDRIDREEVIEYGLVTYLVAKIDQKAKDSSAEGDAFPWNSYHEFLRFRLSRTYNLLEARRKLTDAADRRQIHGPWKAEYSFSFLPYFQIEGESEYDTYDHHFTQHTIEFQVRDKRGDEASVEYNFNFDNYEEIHYRLLLALNKETTLQFENRHSLKENLNIETVYGLTYKAQCWALRLEYINRPDDQSLVVFFTLTGLGELGASTFKPGARRTRY